A genome region from Anopheles stephensi strain Indian chromosome 2, UCI_ANSTEP_V1.0, whole genome shotgun sequence includes the following:
- the LOC118503794 gene encoding radial spoke head protein 9 homolog gives MEISTFSELVPLLSNFWRTIPTPLQLKLESSLTLLKQDHKLSKLFFLGQLEAHSINYLLAFGTPGVDLFQHRKFYYSRDGVGWILLLEPASWSEDWSRLWSEFTGNGSFAFKIRSLAAGSPSVMVNEQDRLWYVMHAILREAAGVPRGALRMSTDGQIVLNPFFQGLNREELGELGNYQHFRRPERSAEENLRGRKECNLAMDVFDPLESDVLPEGKSFTLRMDDSDQLAMWSSLHWLGLDFFHKANSNVFGFLYNGDGRKNWDLPFMVEL, from the coding sequence ATGGAAATAAGTACCTTTTCCGAACTCGTCCCACTTCTTTCCAACTTTTGGCGAACCATCCCAACCCCGCTGCAGCTGAAGCTAGAAAGCTCCCTAACCCTCCTCAAGCAAGATCACAAACTAAGCAAGCTTTTCTTTCTGGGCCAGCTGGAGGCACACTCGATCAATTATCTGCTCGCGTTCGGCACCCCCGGAGTGGATCTGTTTCAACATCGAAAGTTTTACTACAGCCGTGACGGGGTCGGTTGGATACTGCTGCTCGAGCCTGCCAGCTGGAGCGAAGATTGGAGCCGACTTTGGAGTGAATTTACCGGAAATGGTAGTTTCGCGTTCAAAATTCGTTCCCTCGCAGCGGGAAGCCCGAGCGTGATGGTGAACGAACAGGATCGGCTGTGGTACGTGATGCATGCGATTCTGCGTGAAGCGGCCGGCGTTCCAAGGGGTGCGCTAAGAATGTCCACCGACGGGCAGATTGTGTTGAATCCGTTCTTTCAAGGGTTAAACCGGGAGGAGCTGGGTGAGCTGGGTAATTATCAACACTTCCGGCGGCCTGAACGATCGGCGGAAGAGAATCTGCGTGGCAGGAAGGAGTGTAATCTTGCGATGGATGTGTTTGATCCGCTGGAGAGCGATGTGTTGCCCGAAGGGAAAAGTTTCACGCTGCGTATGGACGATTCGGATCAGCTGGCGATGTGGAGTTCGTTGCATTGGTTGGGGTTGGATTTTTTCCACAAAGCGAACAGTAACGTGTTTGGATTTCTGTACAATGGTGATGGGCGTAAAAATTGGGATCTTCCCTTTATGGTTGAGCTGTGA